A portion of the Microlunatus phosphovorus NM-1 genome contains these proteins:
- the typA gene encoding translational GTPase TypA encodes MPIRHDLRNVAIVAHVDHGKTTLVDAMLWQSGAFRVGQDVEKRVMDSMDLEREKGITILAKNTAVKHTAPDGSTVTVNIIDTPGHADFGGEVERGLEMVDGVLLLVDASEGPLPQTRFVLRKALAKKLPIIVVVNKVDRSDARIAEVVEETYELFLDLLEDDETDVLDFPVIYASAKAGRASMEQPENGTMPDSPDLEPLFAAIYDHIPAPSYTEGAVLQAHVTNLDASPYLGRLALCRIIEGNLKRNQAVAWCRADGSIRTVKLSELLMTNALEREPAESAGPGDIVAIAGIPDITIGETLSDPENPKPLPLITVDEPSISMTIGINTSPLSGKSGKNLTARLVKARLDQELIGNVSIRVLNTDRPDTWEVQGRGELQLAILVEMMRRESFELTVGKPQVVTREIDGKIHEPVERLTIDVPEDFVGVVTQLMGLRKGRLEQMVNHGTGWVRIEYVVPARGLIGFRTEFLTETRGTGLMHHVFEAYEPWHGDLRTRPTGSLVADRKGAVTSYASFSLQERGTLFVGPGTEVYEGMIVGENARADDMDVNPTREKKLTNVRSSTGDELERLIPPKLMSMEQALEFCRGDECIEVTPNAVRIRKVILSANDRSKVRSRAKHG; translated from the coding sequence ATGCCCATTCGTCACGATCTGCGTAATGTCGCGATCGTCGCCCACGTCGACCACGGCAAGACCACCTTGGTGGACGCCATGCTCTGGCAGTCCGGAGCTTTCCGCGTCGGACAGGACGTCGAGAAGCGGGTGATGGACTCGATGGACCTGGAGCGGGAGAAGGGCATCACGATCCTCGCCAAGAACACCGCCGTCAAGCACACCGCCCCGGACGGCTCCACCGTCACCGTCAACATCATCGACACCCCTGGTCACGCCGACTTCGGCGGCGAGGTGGAGCGCGGCCTGGAGATGGTCGACGGGGTGCTGCTGCTGGTCGATGCCTCGGAGGGTCCGCTCCCCCAGACCCGGTTCGTGCTGCGCAAGGCGCTGGCCAAGAAGCTACCGATCATCGTCGTGGTCAACAAGGTCGACCGCTCCGACGCCCGGATCGCCGAGGTGGTCGAGGAGACGTACGAACTGTTCCTCGATCTGCTCGAGGACGACGAGACCGATGTGCTCGACTTCCCGGTCATCTATGCCTCGGCCAAGGCCGGTCGCGCCTCCATGGAGCAGCCGGAGAACGGCACCATGCCGGACTCACCGGACCTGGAACCGCTGTTCGCGGCGATCTACGACCACATCCCGGCGCCCTCCTACACCGAGGGCGCGGTGCTGCAGGCGCATGTCACCAACCTCGACGCGTCGCCCTATCTCGGTCGACTGGCGTTGTGCCGGATCATCGAAGGAAATCTGAAGCGCAACCAGGCGGTCGCCTGGTGCCGGGCCGACGGCTCGATCCGGACGGTGAAGCTGTCCGAGCTGTTGATGACCAACGCCCTGGAGCGGGAGCCGGCCGAGTCCGCCGGGCCGGGCGACATCGTCGCCATTGCCGGTATTCCGGACATCACCATCGGCGAGACCCTGTCCGATCCCGAGAACCCCAAGCCGCTGCCGCTGATCACCGTCGACGAGCCGTCGATCTCGATGACCATCGGCATCAACACCTCGCCGCTGTCCGGCAAGTCCGGCAAGAACCTGACCGCACGGCTGGTGAAGGCCCGGCTCGATCAGGAGCTGATCGGCAACGTGTCGATTCGGGTGCTCAACACCGATCGGCCCGATACCTGGGAGGTCCAGGGTCGTGGTGAACTGCAGTTGGCGATTCTGGTGGAGATGATGCGTCGGGAGAGCTTCGAGCTGACCGTCGGCAAGCCGCAGGTGGTGACCCGGGAGATCGACGGCAAAATCCATGAGCCGGTCGAGCGGCTGACGATCGACGTGCCCGAGGACTTCGTCGGCGTGGTCACTCAGCTGATGGGTCTGCGCAAGGGCCGGCTGGAGCAGATGGTCAACCACGGCACCGGCTGGGTCCGGATCGAGTATGTGGTGCCCGCCCGCGGCCTGATCGGATTCCGGACCGAGTTCCTCACCGAGACCCGCGGCACCGGTCTGATGCACCACGTCTTCGAGGCCTACGAACCGTGGCACGGCGACCTGCGTACCCGGCCGACCGGCTCCCTGGTCGCCGATCGCAAGGGCGCGGTGACCTCGTACGCGTCGTTCAGCCTGCAGGAGCGCGGCACCCTGTTCGTCGGCCCCGGCACCGAGGTGTACGAGGGCATGATCGTCGGCGAGAACGCTCGCGCCGATGACATGGACGTCAACCCGACCCGGGAGAAGAAGCTCACCAACGTACGCTCCTCCACCGGTGACGAGCTGGAGCGGCTGATCCCGCCGAAGCTGATGAGCATGGAGCAGGCGCTGGAGTTCTGCCGCGGCGACGAGTGCATCGAGGTCACTCCGAATGCGGTCCGGATCCGCAAAGTGATCCTCTCCGCCAACGACCGGAGCAAGGTCCGCTCCCGCGCCAAGCACGGCTGA
- a CDS encoding GTPase family protein, whose amino-acid sequence MAVEDAFNESFRGEYERQNESLGRFNLVLFGKTGVGKSTLVNAIFGEEVARTGIGEPVTKGSHLYLDKIGHLGLVDTQGLEIGKDDREILRDLDKVIKESRKLPLSEQIHVAWYCVRGMDRRFEESEAEFVRRLDEFGLPVIMVFTQVPFRNGQYHPDAIALAQQVIAKNLPIENGRPYFTFAKADEFAGQAAYGLQEVLDATFRCAPEGVHGALTAAQEIDLSRKTSEAQKVIGAAVASAGAAAAIPIPFSDATLLVPIQLGMMAKIAHLYKIKFDRAALMAIVSTTAATQVGRATFTGLLKLVPGAGTVIGGAIGAGVASTFTYAMGQAWLKVCQQVHAGKLGGLDGALDNEQLREAFLAEFKKRLGKGAGSKASTGAAQR is encoded by the coding sequence ATGGCTGTCGAAGACGCGTTCAACGAGTCGTTCCGCGGCGAGTACGAACGGCAGAACGAGTCGCTGGGGCGGTTCAACCTGGTTCTGTTCGGCAAGACCGGCGTCGGCAAGTCGACGCTGGTCAACGCGATCTTCGGCGAGGAGGTCGCGCGCACCGGGATCGGCGAGCCGGTGACCAAGGGCAGCCATCTCTATCTGGACAAGATCGGTCACCTCGGTCTGGTCGACACTCAGGGCCTGGAGATCGGCAAGGACGACCGGGAGATCCTGCGCGACCTGGACAAGGTGATCAAAGAGAGCCGTAAGCTGCCGTTGTCGGAGCAGATCCATGTCGCCTGGTACTGCGTTCGTGGCATGGATCGGCGGTTCGAGGAGTCCGAGGCAGAGTTCGTCCGCCGGCTCGATGAGTTCGGGTTGCCGGTGATCATGGTGTTCACCCAGGTGCCGTTCCGTAACGGGCAGTACCACCCGGACGCGATCGCGTTGGCGCAACAGGTAATCGCCAAGAACCTGCCGATCGAGAATGGTCGGCCCTACTTCACCTTCGCCAAGGCGGACGAGTTCGCGGGCCAGGCGGCGTACGGCCTGCAGGAAGTCCTCGATGCCACCTTTCGTTGCGCGCCGGAAGGCGTGCACGGAGCCCTCACCGCGGCGCAGGAGATCGATCTTTCCCGCAAGACCAGCGAAGCGCAGAAGGTGATCGGGGCCGCCGTCGCCAGTGCCGGCGCGGCCGCTGCCATCCCGATCCCGTTCTCGGACGCCACCCTGCTGGTGCCGATCCAGCTCGGCATGATGGCCAAGATCGCGCATCTCTACAAGATCAAGTTCGACCGGGCGGCCCTGATGGCCATCGTCTCCACGACCGCCGCCACTCAGGTCGGCCGGGCCACCTTCACCGGACTGTTGAAGCTCGTGCCGGGTGCGGGCACCGTGATCGGTGGAGCGATCGGCGCCGGGGTGGCCAGCACCTTCACGTACGCGATGGGTCAGGCCTGGCTGAAGGTGTGCCAGCAGGTCCATGCCGGCAAGCTCGGTGGGCTGG
- a CDS encoding helix-turn-helix domain-containing protein produces the protein MARIKTPNLGEQLGTLGEFIASQRRAAELSLRQLAEQTGVSNPYLSQIERGLRKPSAEVLQQLSKALRVSAETLYVKAGILDPDDHPATTVETAVLADLAITERQKRVLIDVYQSFVKENEKDGAPAQTESGSDEPQPAPGEPTSGDIYPPTTGNTYPPTTHDHIPNEGEQK, from the coding sequence ATGGCACGGATCAAGACCCCGAATCTGGGAGAGCAGTTGGGCACGCTGGGCGAGTTCATCGCCTCGCAGCGGCGGGCCGCAGAGCTGTCGCTGCGCCAGCTGGCGGAGCAGACCGGGGTGTCCAACCCCTACCTGAGCCAGATCGAGCGCGGACTGCGCAAGCCGTCCGCCGAGGTGTTGCAGCAGCTGTCCAAGGCGCTCCGGGTCTCGGCCGAGACCCTCTACGTCAAGGCCGGCATCTTGGATCCGGACGACCATCCGGCAACCACGGTGGAGACCGCGGTGCTGGCTGACCTCGCCATCACCGAGCGTCAGAAGCGTGTGCTCATCGACGTTTACCAGTCCTTCGTCAAGGAGAACGAGAAGGACGGTGCTCCGGCTCAGACCGAGAGCGGATCCGATGAGCCCCAGCCCGCACCGGGCGAACCCACCTCGGGTGACATTTACCCACCCACCACGGGTAACACTTACCCACCCACCACCCACGACCACATCCCGAACGAAGGAGAACAGAAATGA
- a CDS encoding MbeD/MobD family mobilization/exclusion protein → MTTTTTRRPTPAQDRKAAIESEYAPLYAAAGLTDLAVESIKNLVLATQEKATKQLTEWQGSFAGLQSKGSEQAKHAGEFVRALPEQVKALPEQLKTLPETTKARIEELDKQRKEFLAEATVTYGDLAGRGKKVIDDSVIAVRKTSADVQSDVEEKVDEVREDVAAAVDPEMAEAAREAESAKRSAAAKKAAATRKANKAAAAKKAAGSADTETAA, encoded by the coding sequence ATGACCACCACGACCACCCGCAGGCCGACGCCGGCACAGGACCGCAAGGCCGCCATCGAGTCGGAGTATGCCCCGCTCTACGCGGCCGCCGGGCTCACCGACCTGGCCGTCGAGTCGATCAAGAACCTCGTCCTGGCCACCCAGGAGAAGGCCACCAAGCAGCTGACCGAGTGGCAGGGCAGCTTCGCTGGGCTGCAGAGCAAGGGCAGCGAGCAGGCCAAGCACGCCGGCGAGTTCGTCCGTGCTCTCCCTGAGCAGGTCAAGGCCCTGCCGGAGCAGTTGAAGACCCTGCCGGAGACCACCAAGGCCCGGATCGAGGAGCTGGACAAGCAGCGCAAGGAGTTCCTGGCCGAGGCAACCGTCACCTACGGCGATCTGGCCGGCCGGGGCAAGAAGGTCATTGACGACAGCGTGATCGCGGTGCGCAAGACCAGCGCCGACGTGCAATCCGATGTCGAGGAGAAGGTCGACGAGGTCCGCGAGGATGTCGCTGCCGCTGTCGATCCGGAGATGGCCGAAGCCGCCCGCGAGGCCGAGAGCGCCAAGCGGTCGGCCGCTGCCAAGAAGGCCGCCGCCACCCGCAAGGCCAACAAGGCCGCCGCCGCGAAGAAGGCCGCCGGCAGCGCTGACACCGAAACCGCGGCCTGA